Below is a genomic region from Raphanus sativus cultivar WK10039 chromosome 4, ASM80110v3, whole genome shotgun sequence.
TTGAATATAAGTGCCCTAGGGCGTCACGCTCAAATCTCTGTGTAGATTTGATTCTATACAAGAAATTCGTGAAAGGATTATAAAAACCCTCCAGTATGGCCTATCATCAACCAATTATATTCAAATCAGTTCCTAATAATAATTAACGTATACTCGTACAAATTTGCATAGAAAGTATAATTGGTTAGTGTCCAATTTTCTACCTGGAAACTAGGCGACGCAATCATGACAAGAATATCTTGAAACTCACCACTCAAATTTCAAAATCCAATGCTTTTTTCACTGACATCAACCAGTGGAATGTCGATGGACATGTTAACCTAACAAACTATCGAATTTTAGTACGACCTTTTGATCGTCTGTGCTATTAATAAAAATTCCTTAAACTGCATATATGCCAACGTAGGTGCATATCCAACACTTAATCATATTAGTATATGTGTATAACAAGAGTTGGTATTAACATGCAGTACAAGGAATTTTTAAGTGTATAAGTGTATtagtattaacatattattattagtatataaGTGTATAACAAGAGTTGGTATTAATGATACTTATTAGAAATTGTGGTCGATTGTGAGCCATTACTAGCGAACCGTGACCCATCATCAtagaaaacaatttattttttgaaacttgCTAACAAGCTATTATCATAATAAAATGAGagtataagaaataaaaaaatgtatccctcgttaaataataaataactaacgaaattatcaaaagaaaatggAGTAAAAGATAACAACTAATGAAAACAAGCCAAACCACCGTTAAATCACAAATTAAAACTTctaccaaagaaaaaaattacaaacatgaAAGAAGAAACCATTTTCTTAAAAAGAACTCTTTGGTCTTTTGTCTCAAAGAAAAGTGGGAAACTAAAAAAGATAGAAACGCTCGAAATTGAAAAACCAAACATCCCCTATATAGTGACAGTGGAGTACAAACATGCGATGacataaacttcaatatatagtAGTAATACTATCTCTTTATTAGATATCTTAATCTAGACCAAAGGAGTGTTAAATAAACCATTGTTCCAAGATGAAACCAACCCATTCCAGCTTTCCCTTCCCAGATCAATCTCCGGTACACCTCCAGCAGAATTCCCGGTCATTTGCCATGGAAACCCCAATAAAACCTTGCTTGGATTCTCTAAgatattgttgttgttgttcacaTTCTCTTGCTTTCTCTCGTTTCCCTCCAGAGAAATCCCCAAAGACGAAGTTGTCTTGCTTTCATTTTCATTTCCGGACATGAAACCATACCAAAACTACCACTGTTGAAATTACCGTTTCGCCCTCCAAAGTTCAACCCGTTTCCTAACACACCAGAGTGTGTGTTTGTCGAGTTTCCATAAATAGAAACATCACCTCCAAACCCAAAAGAAGGTGTAGCCTGAGAAGGGGATTGTTTATGAAGAGCTGCGAAAGCAAGGTTGAGATCAATGGAGTCATATCCAAAGGAAGATGGCATTCCCGTAATTAAAGGATTGTGAAGTGGATCGTTGTGAAAATTGATAGGCTTATTGATGTTCTTGGAGAAAGATGAAGATCGTTTGTTTCGACGGCAGCCACCACCCACGGGGACGTTACGGAGAGTACCACCTTTAGTCCAATATCTCCGACAAGATTTGCAGAAGTAACGAGGTTGAGAAAGACTATAGTTGTTGTAGTAACAAAACTTTGTGTTTGGAGATTCACATCTTGGACATTTTTGCGCTTCACCTCCTAGTTCTCCTTTtccttgcttcttcttcatttcctcttccatttttttaatgtttttgtaaTTGGTTCCTTTTGTTGAGCTTGCCAATATAGTTTCCAATGTCTCATTTGACATTTCCTGCAAGTTcaaacaaatttaattaaattttgctAAAGAATGAGTAACGATAGTTTTCTTTGTATAACCGATTATGTGATGACCTGCAGCCGGTTCTTATATCGTCAaactttttttatcaaaccGACAATCTGTTTAGAGCTTTTCTTCTATATCAAttgctaatatatatatatatatatatatatatatatatatatatgtatatatatattttttttcaatggGGTCAGAGATAAGTTTAGGGTAGTCATTAAATTAGCAAAGATATAGGTCTTGTCGAACTTTTATTTTCCGTCTTGGCGAA
It encodes:
- the LOC108848858 gene encoding LOW QUALITY PROTEIN: dof zinc finger protein DOF2.1 (The sequence of the model RefSeq protein was modified relative to this genomic sequence to represent the inferred CDS: inserted 1 base in 1 codon), which gives rise to MDPQQEMSNETLETILASSTKGTNYKNIKKMEEEMKKKQGKGELGGEAQKCPRCESPNTKFCYYNNYSLSQPRYFCKSCRRYWTKGGTLRNVPVGGGCRRNKRSSSFSKNINKPINFHNDPLHNPLITGMPSSFGYDSIDLNLAFAALHKQSPSQATPSFGFGGDVSIYGNSTNTHSGVLGNGLNFGGRNGNFNSGSXWYGFMSGNENESKTTSSLGISLEGNERKQENVNNNNNILENPSKVLLGFPWQMTGNSAGGVPEIDLGRESWNGLVSSWNNGLFNTPLV